TTTGAATGAATGATCAACTGCAACCAGTGTATCCATAATGTCTTTTTCAGTATGTGCAGTTGTTAAGAACCATGCTTCATACTTCGATGGCGCAAGATTGATACCGTTTTTTAACATCAATTTGAAGAACTTGGCGAATACGTTGCCGTCAGTTGCTTCAGCCTGTTCGTAGTTTTCTACTTTTACGTCCGTAAAGAACAACGTAAGAGCTCCTCCAAGACGGTTTGTCGTTAATGTAATTCCGTGCTCTTTTGCAGATGTTAAAATGCCCTCTTCAAGAATAGCACCTAGACGATCCATTTCTTCATAGATACCAGGCGTTTGAAGAACTTCAAGAAGCGCGATTCCCGCTAACATGGAAGCTGGATTCCCGGCCATTGTACCCGCTTGATAAGCAGGACCTAGTGGAGCGACTTGTTCCATGATCTCTTTTTTTCCACCGTAACCGCCAATTGGTAAGCCGCCGCCAATAATTTTTCCGAATGCAGTAAGATCGGGTGTTAAACCGAGCAAATCTTGTGCGCCGCCGTAGTGGAAACGGAATGCAGTAATTACTTCATCATAAACGATCAAAGCGCCTTTTTCGGCTGCGATATCGTGGACGAGTGGTAAGAACCCTTCTTTTGGTTCAACAATGCCGAAGTTCCCAACGATTGGCTCGACTAGGATACACGCAATCTGGTCGCCCCATTTTTCCATAGCTTCTATATAAGCAT
This Sporosarcina sp. ANT_H38 DNA region includes the following protein-coding sequences:
- a CDS encoding glutamate-1-semialdehyde 2,1-aminomutase, with protein sequence MIRTNSEEIYNEACEHIVGGVNSPSRGYHAVGGGAPTVMERAEGAYFWDVDGNKYIDYLAAYGPIITGHAHPHITEAIVKAAQTGLLYGTPTRHEVKFAKMLKEAMPRMDKVRFVNSGTEAVMTTIRVSRAYTGRTKIMKFAGCYHGHSDLVLVAAGSGPATLGTPDSAGVPESIAKEVITIPFNNPDAYIEAMEKWGDQIACILVEPIVGNFGIVEPKEGFLPLVHDIAAEKGALIVYDEVITAFRFHYGGAQDLLGLTPDLTAFGKIIGGGLPIGGYGGKKEIMEQVAPLGPAYQAGTMAGNPASMLAGIALLEVLQTPGIYEEMDRLGAILEEGILTSAKEHGITLTTNRLGGALTLFFTDVKVENYEQAEATDGNVFAKFFKLMLKNGINLAPSKYEAWFLTTAHTEKDIMDTLVAVDHSFKELADSING